ACAACTGGAGATAAAATTGACCTTGCACTTTTAGTTGATGGTTTAGCATCTGAAAGAGAACAAGGTATAACTATTGATGTTGCATATAGATTCTTCTCAACTGATAAAAGAAAGTTTATCATTGCAGATACTCCAGGACATGAGCAGTATACAAGAAATATGGCTACTGGTGCTTCAACAGCAGACTTAGCTATTATTTTAATTGATGCAAGACAAGGGGTGCTAACACAAACAAAAAGACACTCTTATATCGCATCACTTTTAGGAATTAAAAACCTAATTGTTGCAATCAACAAAATGGACTTAGTTGATTTTAGCTCTGAAAGATTTGAAGAGATTAAAAAAGATTATGAAGCAATTATTCCAAACTTGCCACATAATAGTGATATTAACTTTAACTATATTCCAATCTCTGCATTAGATGGTGATAATATTGTTTCAATTTCACCAAAATGTTCTTGGTACAAAGGACTTCCATTAATGGAGTTATTAGATACTGTTGCTATTCACCATGATGAAAATGATGACTTTAGGTTACCAGTTCAATATGTAAATAGACCACATTTAAACTTTAGAGGTTTCTCTGGAACAATTGCAAGTGGTAAAATCTCTGTAGGCGATGAAATCACAGTTTTACCATCAAGAAAAACATCAGTTGTAAAATCTATTGTATCAAATGATATTAAAGATTTAAGACCAATTGGAAAAGATGAAACAGTTGAGACTATTGAAACAGCATTTGCACCAATGGCTACAACAATTACATTAAAAGATGAGATTGATATTAGTAGAGGAGATATGATTGTAAAATCAAACTCTATTCCTCAAGTATCAAACAAACTTGAAGTAATGGTTGTTTGGATGAATGAAAAATCATTAGAACTAAATGGTAATTATATTATCAAAAGAGCTACTTCTGTTATCAATGGTTCATTTAAATCAATTGAGTTTAAAAAAGATATTAATACTTTTAAAGAGATTGCAACTGATAAGTTAGAGTTAAATGATATTGCAAAATGTACTTTAGCTTTAGATAGACAAATTGCAGTTGACCCATATAATGATAATAGACATACAGGAAGTTTTATCATTATTGATAGATATACAAATACAACTGTTGGGGCAGGAATGATTATATCTTCAGTTGCAAGTGAAGCTACAAATAATGAAGAGAAAGTAAGAGAATATACAAAAGCAGAAATTGCTTTAAATCAGTATATTAGAAATAATTTTCCAGAATGGGAATGTAAAGAGATTTTAGGATAATCATGGCAACAAAAGAGAGTAAAGCACAAAGAGTAGAGAGAATTAAAAAAGAGAAAGATGGTCTTGATGTACTTCAAGACATCTATCTTTATGCAGTAACTGGTGAAGAAGTACACCCAGAAGATATTGATAGATTTAAATGGTACGGAATGTACACACAAAATAAAAATCTACAAGCAGAAGATGATAATACTTTATATTTCATGCTTAGAGTTAAACTTGAAGGTGGAGAGTTAACACTTCCTCAATTAAAAGTTGTATCTGAAATATCTGAAAAATATGCAAGGGGAACTGCTGATTTTACAACAAGACAAGATTTACAATTTCACTTTATCAAAGTAGTTGATTTACCTGAAATTTTTAGACTTCTTGATACTGTAGGATTATCATCTATTTTTGCAGCGGGAGATGTTCCAAGAAACGTAGTATCATGTCCTATAAATGGTATTGACCATGAAGAAATTGCTGATGTAAGAGAAACTGTTGATAAGTTAAATGAAGCATTTAAAGGGAATAGACTATTTTCAAACTTACCTAGAAAGTTTAAAGTTGGTGTAAATGGATGTTCTAAAAACTGTATGCACCATGAGATTCAAGATGTAAGTTTTAATGCAGTAAAACAAGAGAATGGAAAAATTCAATTTGCACTTAGTGTTGGTGGTGGTTTAGCTTCAAACAAAAGAATTGCTAATCACATAGGATTTGTAACTCCTTCACAAGTTGTTCCAGCAGCTAAAGCTATTACTAAAATCTATAGAGACCATGGATTAAGAGAAAAAAGAAATAAAGCTAGACTTGGACACTTAATTGAAGAGTGGGGATTAGAAAAATTTGTTGAAGAGTTACAAGCTTCTTTAACATTTAAAATCAAAGAACCAAACGATATTGAATATACAAACTCAAGATATAGAGAACATTTTGGTATTCATGAGAGTAAACAAAAAGGTAAAAGTTATATCGGATGTGCTTTAAACTCTGGACATATTGGAGTTGAAGGGTTAAATGATTTAATCAAACTTTTTGAAAAATATGGAGCAACTTCATTAAAATCAACAGTTACTCAAAATATTATCATCTTAGATGCAAATACAAATACAGCAGAAGAGTTTGCACAAGAGTTAGAGAAAGTTAATATCTATCCATACCCATCTAACTTTAGAGCAAGAGTTCAAGCTTGTACAGGAATTGATTTCTGTAAATTTGCTATTTCTGAGACAAAAGGTGTTGCAAAAAGATTAGTTGACCACTTAGAAAACAAATTCCCTGATTTTGGGGAGAGAGTTTCTATCTCTGTAAATGGTTGTCCTAACTCTTGTGCACACCCACATATTGTTGATATTGGACTAATGGGAACAAAAGTTAAAAAAGATGGGCAAACTGTTACTGGTTTTGAACTTCTTGTTGGTGGATTCCTTGAAGGTGATAAATCACAATTCAATGAAAAAACTGGAATCAAGTTTGCAGTAGATGATGTAAATGAAACTATTGAAGAATTTATAAAAGAGTATATCTCTTCTGATTTTTCATCATTCCATGACTACATCTTAACTAAAGCAAAATAGTAGAAAAGATAAAATCTTTTCTACTATTAATCGAACATATAATTTAAATAAGTTAAAATTATTTAATGAAAAAAGATATCTACAGACCATTTTTTGATAAAAATACTCAAACTCTAGATTTTATTAGATATAACACTATAGGTAAAAGCAAAAATGAATATTTTGATTATACTGCTTCAGGACTTGCCTTTAGACAAATAGAGAATAGAATTAGAGATGTTCTTGAAACATATGCTAATACTCACTCTAAAGAGTCTTTAAATGCAAATATAACTAACCAATACTATTTAGAAGCAATTGATTCTTTATGCTCAAGCTTAGAACTAAATGAAGAGTTTACAGTTATACCTACTGGATGTGGGGCAACTGCTGCAATAAAAAAATTTCAAGAGCTTATTGGAGTATATATTCCACCGGCAACTTTAAAAAGATTTGGAATCTCTGTTGCTAAAAAAAAGCTTCCTCTTATTATTGTAGGACCTTATGAACACCATTCAAATGAAGTAAGTTATAGGGAAGCTCTTTGTGAAGTACAAAGAATTAGACTTACAGATGAAGGTTTAGTTGATTTACGGCAATTAAAAGAGGTTTTACAAGAGAATAGACATAGAGAGATTATAGGTTGTTTTTGTATTGCCTCAAATGTTACTGGAATTATTACACCTTATGAAGAGATTTCAAGACTTTTAAGACTTTATGGAGCAACTGTATGTTTTGATGCAGCAGCTAGTTCTCCTTATATGAATATTCCTTGTGAGTTATACGATGCATTAGTTATGTCTCCACATAAACTTTTAGGAGGTCCTGCTAGTTGTGGAATACTTGCAATTAGAAAATCTTTAGTGGATAACTCTTTAGCTCCAACTTTTGCAGGTGGAGGAACTGTTGCTTATGTAAATGCTCAAGTACAAGAGTATGAAAAAGATATAAGTGCAAGGGAAACTGCTGGAACACCTGGAATAATCCAACTAATTCGTGCAGCACTTGCTTATCAACTAAGAAATGAGATAGGTTTTGAATTTATTAAAAAGCAGAAAGAAGAGTTACTTAAACACCTTCTTAAAGGTTTAGATGAGATAGAAGATATAACTATTTATGGTAATAAAACAGCTGCAAATATAGGAATTATCTCTTTTAATATTGCAAATTTAAATCCTTATAAAATTTGTGAAAAACTATCATCAAATAGTGGAATTCAAACAAGAGCAGGTTGTTCTTGTGCTGGACCATATGGACATGATTTATTAGGCAAAACCTCTAAAGAAGAGTTAGAAGAGAAGCCAGGTTGGTTAAGAATTTCTATCCACTACTCTCAAACAAAAGAGGAAATTGATAGACTTTTAGAGGCTATTAAAGAATCAATAAAATAATATCCCAAAGGATATTATTTTACTTCAAATGATAGAGTTGTATCCATTCCTATTTTTTCACAATTAGCATCATTTGTATCTGCTTTATAAGAGGCTTTTAAATACCAAAATCCACTCTTTAAAGCTTTGAAAGTAAACTCTCCTTTTAAGTCTGTTTTACTGTAAAATGCCATTCTTGATTCATCTTTTGAGTATGAGTCTAAACTTCCATAAACTTCATGTATTTTTAAAGGTTTCCCATCTTTTGTAACTCTAAACTTAATAGGCATTCCCTCTTTAAACTCCGAAGCTTTCACTAAAGGAGTAATCTCTAAACCTTTTCCTAAGGCCTTTGTAGCAAACTCTCCATCACTATTTCCTACAACTAAAATTGATTTACCCATTTTAGAATAAATACCACACAGCTCTACTTCTTTTTGAGTATCTTTTCTTGTTTTATTCATTTCCCATTTTCCATCCGTTGTTTTAATCCAAGCAGTTGGTTTATATGTAGCATTTACAAGATAAGTACCCTCTTCTAGTTTTTTACCTTCATAATTATAGTTTTCATTTTTTAAAGAAAGAACAAAACTCTCTTTTTCTCCAATTATCTCAATGGGATTAAAAAGCCCTGTTCTCTTTTCAGAGATTACTTCAGGTACAGGGAAATCATGTCCATAAATTATCTGTGCTTTTAAAACATCATCATTTGAAGCTTTTACCCATAAATCATGAGAGAAAGCTGTTGTTCCTAGGGCTAAACTTGTTAAAATCATTAAAAATTTTTTCATCTATTTTTCCTTTTTTAAAATTTATATGTCATACTTAATGTAAAACCTCTTGGTGAGCCTGGAGTTATCCAAGACCTATCATAACTACTTGCAATATACTCTTTATCAAGAATATTTTCGATATTAAGTTTGAATTTTAAATCCTTATTTACTTGCCAATAAGAGCTTAAACCAGCTGTTACATAAGAAGGTAAAGTAAAACTATCAATATAGTTTCCTTGTCTTTCTCCCACATAAATAAGATTAGTCCCTATTCCATAAGAACCTTTACTAGCTAAATAATCTTCCCACATTAAAACTAGTCCTGCTTTATGTTTTGGGATGTTTGAAAGAGCTTTCCCTTCTAAATTTACAACTTCTCCAGTCCAATAATCTTTTGCACCTGCTGCATCTTTAGTAACCTCTGTATCTGTAAAAGTATAGTTTGCATTTATTTTGATATTATCTGTGATTTTTCCACCTATATCAAACTCTAGACCTTGACTTCTAACCTCTCCTGCAGCTATTGAATAACTTCCACTTGGATCAGAAGCAGTTAAAACATTCTCTTTATCAATTCTAAATATTGACAAAGTTGCACCCATCTCTTTATCAGAAGATTCAAACTTTAAACCTGTTTCAAAAGAGATGCCCTCTTCTGCTTCAAAACTATTTCCATTTACATCAACTCCTGAGTTTGGTCTAAATGATTTGCCTGAAGTTACATACCAAGAGAAATTAGGATTAATAAGATAAGTTAGTCCTATTCTAGGAGAAAGAGCATAATCATTTTGAACTAAAGAGCTATCTTTTTTATAATCTTCTAAATCCATCTTTATTTCATCATATCTTAAACCTAAAAGAAGTCTCCAAGAATCAGAGAAAGCCAATTCATCTTGAACAAATAAAGCCTTTCCTCTTTGCTCTTCATATTTATCTGTACTTAGAGTTCCTTTTCCTCTTGCTAATACTGTATAAATAGGATTTGAATTAAAATTGTCAATTTGTACTGAGTTATTAAGAGTATACATTAATGAATCTAACTCATAACGATAAGCCTCTACTCCAAATAAAAGAGTGTTTTTTACACCTTTTATAGTTGAAACATTTTTTATATCTGCTTGTAAAGAGATATCTTCTGAATTATAGTCTCTATATCTAGTACGAAGTTTTACACTATCTCCTGTAACATTTACAAAGGGTTTTACCTCTGAGCCTGTTCCATTAAAACGTCCAGTTTTATATGCAACTCCTATTTTTGCACTCCATGAATCAGAAAAGAAATGTTCTAATCTTAATTGATGCGTATAATTTTGAAGAGTCATATCTCCATCATTTGGATTACCAAAAAAAGTTTTAGGATCAAGCTTTTCTACATCTTCATTGATTGCTACGATTCCCCTATCTAATGGAGCTTCTTGTCTAATATATTCTCCCATATAAGAGATTGAAGTAGTATCATTAAGTTCCCAAAGAAAAGAAGGAGCAATAACAAATCTTTGACTTTCAACATAGTCTCGAAAACTTTTTTTCTTTTCTGCTGCAACATTTAGTCTATAAGCAAAAGAGTCACTTAAAGGTCCTGTAATATCAGAAGCTACTCTATAAAAGTCATCACTTCCTATTAGTGCTTCTACTTTATTCTCTGCTTCAAATTTAGGTTGTTTTGTTACTATATTTATAGTTCCACCTGGTTCTGAATTTCCATAAAGAGAGCCTGAAGGACCTTTTAAAAACTCTATTCTTTCAATATTTGCAGTATCTCTTGGAGCATTATAAGCTCTATTATCTGCAAAACCATTTTTAAGAAGACTTATTCCTGAGTTTTCATGCCCTGCAAAACCTCTAATTGAAAAGTTATCCCACATTCCTCCAAAGTTATTTTGTCTAGTTACTCCACTTACATAATCTAAACTACTATTTAAATTTACAACATTTAAATCTTCTAAAACTTGATTTGTTAATACTTGGACAGATTGAGCAGTCTCTAATAAAGGGGTATCTGTACGGGTGGCTGAAGTTGGACCTAATTTGTAGTAAGAGTTTTTATTCTCTTCTGAGTCTTCACTAGTAACGGTTACGGAAGATAAAGTAACGCTACTATCATTTTCTATATCTGCTGAAAATAGTATATTAGAAAAAAATATAAAAGATGCAGCAACTATAGAAAGAATTTTCTTTTCCATCTGTATCCTTGCTTTTATTTTATGCAACTTGGTTGCAAATAAAATAATAGCAAAAATAACTTAGCTATTTCTTAATTATGATAATAATTATTAATAATATTTAAAAAGTTTAACTTATATATTTTATAATTCTAATATTATCTCTATCTACATTTCTATATTCATCATAAAGTTTTTGATATTTTACTTTTTGTTCAAAAGAGATAGGTACTCTAATTGACTTATATTCTACTAGTTTATCATCTTTATAAACTCCACTAATAGTTGCATGAACCCAATAAAAACCTCTATCCTTTCTAAGGTTTTTTACAACTCCTTGCCATTGTTCTTTTACAGATAAAGTTTCCCAAAGTTGTCGAAAGACTCTTTTAGGCATATCAGGATGTCGTAAGATATTATGAGATTGTCCTATTAATTCATCAATCTCATAACCTGAAATTCTTGCAAAAGTTTCATTTGCATAAGTAATATTTCCTCTTAAATCTGTTCTTGAAATAATTAATTCATCTTTAGGAATTTTTGTTTCTATTAAAAATTCACTCTCTAAGAATTCCATGATATTTACCTTTTATCAAACTCTTTAGCAAAACCTTCTAAATTTTTTCTTTTAAGGTCACCTCTATACACAATATCTTCTACTGGTATATCTTCATTTAACATTTTAGGAACAATATCTGAGTCTTCAAGTACTTCTATATGTTCATCTAACTCATCTTCACTATAAGCCATTTGCATGTCTGCACTTACCACATGAGGAATACTTTCAATTACTCTTAACTTTTCAAGCTCTTCTTGAACACCATTTCCCTCAATAGTTACAATTACTCTTCCTACCTCATCATGCAAATGATACTCACAGGCTTCACATTTTTTTAAAGACTCTACAACTTCATTAATATACTCTGGTCTTGTTTGTACTACTATACTTGAAATATTCATTTTAAACTCCAAAAATTAATTATTTGACTATCGCTACTTGCAAAAATTTCATTCTCTGAAAGAAACAAAATTTGTGTCAAAGTTGCATCTTGTCCTGTTAATTTATATAAATACTTTTTACTGCTTGTATTAAACACTAAAATTTCATTCTCCTCATTAAAAGCAATTGCCCCATATTTTGCATTTTTGCTTAGGGCACAACTATATAAAAGAAAATCAAAATTTAGTGCATATGAACTAAAACTATCATAGAAAACTGCTTTTCTATCTTGTCCTGCTGTTAAAATTTTTCCTCTTTTAAAATCCACTTGATATACTCTATCTAGATTTAAAGCTTCTAACTCTTTTTCTACTACTAAATCACTTGTTTTTAAAATTCTTACAATTCCACTTTCATCTGTTGTAGCTACTTTACTTCTATTTTCATTTAACATAAAATGAGAAAAAGAGGACTGACTAATCTGACTTAAAAGAATTACTTCATTTCTTTCAATATCAAAAACTCCTAACTGATTACTTAATAGGGCAAAAATAATTTTAGAGTCACTTAAAAAAGAGGCTCTTTGCATAAAATATTTTTTCTCTATACCAATTAGTTTTTTTAGGTTTTCTTTCTCATATATCCATAAGTTTCTATAACCTTTCATCCCTTGCGCAACAATTATTAGCT
This sequence is a window from Halarcobacter bivalviorum. Protein-coding genes within it:
- the cysN gene encoding sulfate adenylyltransferase subunit CysN, whose protein sequence is MAHQSDLIAQNIEAYLKEHENKEILRFITCGSVDDGKSTLIGRLLYDSKMIFEDQLASIEKDSKKSGTTGDKIDLALLVDGLASEREQGITIDVAYRFFSTDKRKFIIADTPGHEQYTRNMATGASTADLAIILIDARQGVLTQTKRHSYIASLLGIKNLIVAINKMDLVDFSSERFEEIKKDYEAIIPNLPHNSDINFNYIPISALDGDNIVSISPKCSWYKGLPLMELLDTVAIHHDENDDFRLPVQYVNRPHLNFRGFSGTIASGKISVGDEITVLPSRKTSVVKSIVSNDIKDLRPIGKDETVETIETAFAPMATTITLKDEIDISRGDMIVKSNSIPQVSNKLEVMVVWMNEKSLELNGNYIIKRATSVINGSFKSIEFKKDINTFKEIATDKLELNDIAKCTLALDRQIAVDPYNDNRHTGSFIIIDRYTNTTVGAGMIISSVASEATNNEEKVREYTKAEIALNQYIRNNFPEWECKEILG
- a CDS encoding nitrite/sulfite reductase yields the protein MATKESKAQRVERIKKEKDGLDVLQDIYLYAVTGEEVHPEDIDRFKWYGMYTQNKNLQAEDDNTLYFMLRVKLEGGELTLPQLKVVSEISEKYARGTADFTTRQDLQFHFIKVVDLPEIFRLLDTVGLSSIFAAGDVPRNVVSCPINGIDHEEIADVRETVDKLNEAFKGNRLFSNLPRKFKVGVNGCSKNCMHHEIQDVSFNAVKQENGKIQFALSVGGGLASNKRIANHIGFVTPSQVVPAAKAITKIYRDHGLREKRNKARLGHLIEEWGLEKFVEELQASLTFKIKEPNDIEYTNSRYREHFGIHESKQKGKSYIGCALNSGHIGVEGLNDLIKLFEKYGATSLKSTVTQNIIILDANTNTAEEFAQELEKVNIYPYPSNFRARVQACTGIDFCKFAISETKGVAKRLVDHLENKFPDFGERVSISVNGCPNSCAHPHIVDIGLMGTKVKKDGQTVTGFELLVGGFLEGDKSQFNEKTGIKFAVDDVNETIEEFIKEYISSDFSSFHDYILTKAK
- a CDS encoding aminotransferase class V-fold PLP-dependent enzyme, which codes for MKKDIYRPFFDKNTQTLDFIRYNTIGKSKNEYFDYTASGLAFRQIENRIRDVLETYANTHSKESLNANITNQYYLEAIDSLCSSLELNEEFTVIPTGCGATAAIKKFQELIGVYIPPATLKRFGISVAKKKLPLIIVGPYEHHSNEVSYREALCEVQRIRLTDEGLVDLRQLKEVLQENRHREIIGCFCIASNVTGIITPYEEISRLLRLYGATVCFDAAASSPYMNIPCELYDALVMSPHKLLGGPASCGILAIRKSLVDNSLAPTFAGGGTVAYVNAQVQEYEKDISARETAGTPGIIQLIRAALAYQLRNEIGFEFIKKQKEELLKHLLKGLDEIEDITIYGNKTAANIGIISFNIANLNPYKICEKLSSNSGIQTRAGCSCAGPYGHDLLGKTSKEELEEKPGWLRISIHYSQTKEEIDRLLEAIKESIK
- a CDS encoding WD40 repeat domain-containing protein; protein product: MSRLVLVLILFIVSSYALEQKAPTYSLKASGAVQSMVYNNELLYAGTDNGTVEIFDIKTKELVKTIEIPKIKDFMGDMIPSKVYSIDLFEDKLIIVAQGMKGYRNLWIYEKENLKKLIGIEKKYFMQRASFLSDSKIIFALLSNQLGVFDIERNEVILLSQISQSSFSHFMLNENRSKVATTDESGIVRILKTSDLVVEKELEALNLDRVYQVDFKRGKILTAGQDRKAVFYDSFSSYALNFDFLLYSCALSKNAKYGAIAFNEENEILVFNTSSKKYLYKLTGQDATLTQILFLSENEIFASSDSQIINFWSLK
- a CDS encoding chaperone NapD, producing the protein MNISSIVVQTRPEYINEVVESLKKCEACEYHLHDEVGRVIVTIEGNGVQEELEKLRVIESIPHVVSADMQMAYSEDELDEHIEVLEDSDIVPKMLNEDIPVEDIVYRGDLKRKNLEGFAKEFDKR
- a CDS encoding DUF4198 domain-containing protein; the protein is MKKFLMILTSLALGTTAFSHDLWVKASNDDVLKAQIIYGHDFPVPEVISEKRTGLFNPIEIIGEKESFVLSLKNENYNYEGKKLEEGTYLVNATYKPTAWIKTTDGKWEMNKTRKDTQKEVELCGIYSKMGKSILVVGNSDGEFATKALGKGLEITPLVKASEFKEGMPIKFRVTKDGKPLKIHEVYGSLDSYSKDESRMAFYSKTDLKGEFTFKALKSGFWYLKASYKADTNDANCEKIGMDTTLSFEVK
- a CDS encoding TonB-dependent siderophore receptor, with translation MEKKILSIVAASFIFFSNILFSADIENDSSVTLSSVTVTSEDSEENKNSYYKLGPTSATRTDTPLLETAQSVQVLTNQVLEDLNVVNLNSSLDYVSGVTRQNNFGGMWDNFSIRGFAGHENSGISLLKNGFADNRAYNAPRDTANIERIEFLKGPSGSLYGNSEPGGTINIVTKQPKFEAENKVEALIGSDDFYRVASDITGPLSDSFAYRLNVAAEKKKSFRDYVESQRFVIAPSFLWELNDTTSISYMGEYIRQEAPLDRGIVAINEDVEKLDPKTFFGNPNDGDMTLQNYTHQLRLEHFFSDSWSAKIGVAYKTGRFNGTGSEVKPFVNVTGDSVKLRTRYRDYNSEDISLQADIKNVSTIKGVKNTLLFGVEAYRYELDSLMYTLNNSVQIDNFNSNPIYTVLARGKGTLSTDKYEEQRGKALFVQDELAFSDSWRLLLGLRYDEIKMDLEDYKKDSSLVQNDYALSPRIGLTYLINPNFSWYVTSGKSFRPNSGVDVNGNSFEAEEGISFETGLKFESSDKEMGATLSIFRIDKENVLTASDPSGSYSIAAGEVRSQGLEFDIGGKITDNIKINANYTFTDTEVTKDAAGAKDYWTGEVVNLEGKALSNIPKHKAGLVLMWEDYLASKGSYGIGTNLIYVGERQGNYIDSFTLPSYVTAGLSSYWQVNKDLKFKLNIENILDKEYIASSYDRSWITPGSPRGFTLSMTYKF
- a CDS encoding PAS domain-containing protein, encoding MEFLESEFLIETKIPKDELIISRTDLRGNITYANETFARISGYEIDELIGQSHNILRHPDMPKRVFRQLWETLSVKEQWQGVVKNLRKDRGFYWVHATISGVYKDDKLVEYKSIRVPISFEQKVKYQKLYDEYRNVDRDNIRIIKYIS